In the candidate division KSB1 bacterium genome, TGCGGGCGGATTCCGTGGGTGTGTGGATAATGAATTCGCTGGTTTTGCTGTCATACTCAGCAATTGTTTCAATATCCCGGACATTCGAGCCGTGGCCAAGCTCGGTCATGGCGAAGCATCCGGGCAGCTCCAAAGTTCCGGCATCTGCCAAATATTTCTTGTGATGAAACTCGGTCCCCAGGTTCAAAATGCTGCCGCCAAACAGACCAAACTGTACGCCAAATTTGATAGAGAGACTTAAGTCGTGCAAAGCAATCGTTTCGAAAGCGGCGATAAAAGATCCCAGGTCGTTTTGGCCGCCCTGTGCCTTTGGAAATGAAAGGGCGCCCAAACCCTGGCGGGCAAGTTCCTGACACCACTCAAGTACTTTTTGCCGATAGACTTCTTTACTTAATCCGTATTCATAACCAAAAACGGGATCCTGAAACAACCTTTTTATTTTTTGCCGAATGGCAGCATGCTCACCCTCCAGCAGGCGGCTCATTGCCTGTACATCAAAAGCGGCTTTGGGTGCGGCTTTGGCGGCTTTGGCCGGCTTTATATCAGCGGCCTCGAAAAGGACATCGCGCGCAGCCTCAGCGCTGACAACCCCCAGCGCTTGTTCAATGACGCCTAAAGCGACACAGGCCTCCGGCGTCGTGCAGCGGTCAGATTCTGATTTCGAGCCAATACGAGCTACTTCGACGCCCAGGTCTACCAATGTCTTTCGTGAAGACAAAGGAATTTTTCCGGCCGATTTTCGAATAATTTTCAGCCAGTTTAACAGGTCTAAAGGGGATGGCGGTGAAGCCGGATCCAGCCAGCCGGCAAGAATCTTCTGCTCGGACTTGGTCATCCAGTTTTGCTTCTTAAGCTTTTCCTGGATCGTTTTAAGCTCAGATGGGGTCAAAATTCCGTCCGACCAGGCGATATAAAGCATAGGCAGAAGAGGAAGCAGCCCCGGCGCTTCCGAAGTGATGTCCAACTTTTCAAGTTGGCTTTTTGTTGTCATTGTTTAGTCTCCGAATTTCCGGGTTAATCTAACCCCAAAATATGCGTTTGGCCATTAGACTGCTGGCCTTTGGTTTTTTGATTTTTTAGAATTTACGTTGTAAAGATCATTTCATCCCGACTTATTCGGGATTGACTTTTATTAGCTAAAAGCCAATCGCCAATTGCTCAATTTAGGTCTAAGTAATTTTAATAACTACTTTATTGGGTTGTTTATTTCAATATCATCGGTTGTTCGTGGGGGTCTCCGGCTGCATATTCTTTTCAATTCGCAGAAGCCTGAAGGAAAGAAAAAAGATGAAATAAATAACACCCGCTGAAATCAAGAAAGTGGTAGCGCCAAAGGCGCCATAAAAAATGCCGCCGCCAATTAATCCGATGATGCTCGCCAGGCTGCCAACGCTGCCGGCAAATCCCTGCACTGCCCCCTGGTATTTTTTTCCAGCCGCCTTCGACAAAATAGACATAACCGAAGGCCACATGATGCCGTTCCCGACCGCAAAAAGCACAGCGGCCGAGTAGATGTAAATTTTGTCGCTGGAAACCATCAACACAAAATTTGTGGCCAGAATCAAATTGCCGGCAATGATTAACCTGGCGTCCGAAAATTTCTTGGTTAATCTGTTCAGAACCGGTCCCTGGACAAAGATCATGAGCGAGCCCAGGACCGAAAAAAAGATGCCCAGGTCGAAAATCGACCACTTGAGCCCTTGAACCGCATGCACCGGAAAAGCTGTATAAAATAAAGTGAAACCCAGATAAATAAAAAAGTAAAGCGTAAGCAAGTAAGGAAGATTTTTTTGTTTTAAAATATCTCTGAATTTAATTTCACCCGCCCCTGCCAATTCGTAGCAGTCTTTATTCTCCTGGCCAAATACTTTGCTGA is a window encoding:
- a CDS encoding MFS transporter produces the protein MAKKISLFPILLVNFIGTLGFSLVMPFLVFLVTRFGGNAQIYGLLGAAYPAFQLIGAPILGKWSDIYGRKKILLLSQAGTLLSWLIFLGALLLPITTLLDLQTSFMGEFLVTVPLLVLFLARALDGLTGGNISVANAYLADITEEKDRSKNFGKMAISANMGFILGPALAGLLGFTVLAETLPVLAATAISLAATLVIAFVLQESRPCVLTENPRKGTVSKVFGQENKDCYELAGAGEIKFRDILKQKNLPYLLTLYFFIYLGFTLFYTAFPVHAVQGLKWSIFDLGIFFSVLGSLMIFVQGPVLNRLTKKFSDARLIIAGNLILATNFVLMVSSDKIYIYSAAVLFAVGNGIMWPSVMSILSKAAGKKYQGAVQGFAGSVGSLASIIGLIGGGIFYGAFGATTFLISAGVIYFIFFLSFRLLRIEKNMQPETPTNNR